One Ranitomeya imitator isolate aRanImi1 chromosome 4, aRanImi1.pri, whole genome shotgun sequence genomic window, ggaggtgcctggacaatgtgttcattctattgtttatggccctctgctcagtccacacgctgctgtgctctgctctgcaaagtgtagtttacttttggttttctaatccctctgtctcctcagtatcctccgctggcagttccctattctggatccttctggactccccggtttccactccaggctgactgagctgctcctcgtagaactatcctgatattgctgccggctggatcagcctttccgaaactacacagagcttccaggatcctcttcactgatagagcttgaattccaccgtcttgtttatatggtctgtacgggtcgtccctctggtccggatactgcggcatttaggccatctggtgttgtgacgggggaatccctgtataggggtacaccttgcccggtgctccactacgtggttcagtgttgtggtccagagggttcttctctcaggcacctctttctgtttgtttaataCTTCATTTAATcaaatacctttgcattttgaagccattctcctgtctcttgtgtactggGTATACAGCtgtcactgctccatcagtggtctagtgagtccactatatttccccatgccctgtgggcgtaacaccttgctaccatgggcggagtttgccttgaacaacgccgtagccgactccactgggcagaccccattcctccttaattacagccagcatccgcgggttcctgtgcccatgcccgtgtcttccgctgactctagggtggcagactgggcagtggaagcacgggacatctgggactgcacacaggatgccatactggcctccaaggagagaatgagggtctctgccgatgcacattggtgtcccgctccaacctttgctcctggcgacttagtgtggctctccgcccggagtatcaggctgcgagttgagtccactaagtttgcgcctcgctacttaggtcccatcaaggttctggaacaggttaatcctgtggtctaccgtctggctcttcctccacgcctgggtatcaccgacacctttcatgtgtccctcttaaagcctgtttaCATGtcgcggttttccgagtcatctgccgggacaatcGGGTTGGAGGTGAATTCTATCTTggagtgcaaggtggtatgtggcaaaaagtactatctggtggactggaagggtcatggcccagaggacagaacctgggaacttaCCTACCTggggatcgaccaaaccgctgcatgaccagctctatcctcgcctactgtatcctcacccatcccttgtagattgtgagtcttcgcaggcagggtcctcactcctcctgtaccagttatgacttgtattgtttaagattattgtacttgtttttattatgtatacccctcctcacatgtaaagcgccatggaataaatggcgctataacaataaataataataataacctgtggagcacattcgggttcCGCTGCTCATTGCAACCTTGTGAACGTAGctagcccaaggaggggggccatgttaggtttcgagttcccgccctgcacaggtggaatctcgaaccatgtccactgcggtctcccattctcctccagccgcagtggaacctactcagcagagacgtcggtcccagtgtctggctcaagctgctactgtgcgcttggttactgctacctttccaggctctgctttttgtagccagcactgttcagcagcgagcaggcgtttcagggactaagtcctgcttttcccacactgagcatgcccacgagatgagctcccattggaggtcgggggtcacatgctcaggtcctgttgtggctcctattggaccatcaggatggtcctggagtgctactgctataaaaggtttgcatggccgctcggccatgcgctagtgtaaacttattaacttgtgtgtggatgtatgcttgtcgatggatgaaagctccaaatcattcccatctctagtgttgttgccggctcgcgaatggtggaagctacctagcgcccaacagtgctatcctgcacaattgcacaagttacTGAATTCAGTTAGCAGCCaccaccagtgcggcaccatgcgcagatagtgcgctttcatcgccctgtttagggtggttagtggtgtccgccagagcggcgctgcaggCACTCAAGTGCggtaaatatttactttagtttccctggcaccgcagtagcggtgtcgagcgcaagagatctagagggactcttaccctgagtcttggggcagagttctgtgactccttggttacgctctatgtgcggtattgtggccctgtgatgcaacagagttcgcttccttcataccgggtgaagctaacccgtgtgtgtactcaAATTATACCATTTAGTccgtcattaccgagcagcaggtgtcttagctgcacggtggaccccagactgcgaacgcaccttatatcaactccaattattatttggtgcgttccgccagtcctaacgccATGCATActgggatggggatgaggagccatgcataccgggatggggatgaggagccctgtataccaggatgggggtgaggagccatgtataccaggatagggatggaggccatgcagacaagtatagggatgaggagccatgtataccaggatagggatgaggagccatgcataccaggatggggatgaggagccatgcataccaggatgggggtgaggagccatgcataccaggatagggatggaggccatgcagacaagtatagggatgaggagccatgtataccaggatagggatgaggagccatgtataccaggatagggatgaggagccatgtataccaggatagggatgaggagccatgcagaccaggatagggatgagggggccatgtataccaggatgggggtgaggagccatgcataccaggatggggatggaggccatgcagacaagtatagggatgaggagccatgtataccaggatggggatgaggagccatgcataccaggatggggatgaggagccatgcataccaggatggggatgaggagccatgcataccaggatggggatgaggagccatgcataccaggataggggatgaggagccatgcataccaggatggggatgaggagccatgcataccaggatggggatgaggagccatgcataccaggatggggatgaggagccatgcataccaggatggggatgaggagccatgcataccaggatggggatgaggagccatgcataccaggatggggatgaggagccatgcataccaggatggggatgaggagccatgcataccaggatggggatgaggagccatgcataccaggatggggatgaggagccatgcataccaggatggggatgaggagccatgcataccaggatggggatgaggagccatgcataccaggatggggatgaggagccatgcataaccagcttatactcgagtcaatacgttttcccagttgttTGTGCTGCCtcaccttatactcgagtatatataaatGGAGATGTGATAGAGACCTGCTGCAGGAAGGTGCAGTATTTCACTCATAACCATTAGTTTTGGTAGATTATTGTGCGTTCCCAAAGTAAAGAATCTCGTACACCAGTGATAAAGCAAATAATGAGTTTTCTAGGGTCATTTTCTCCAAAGCCTCGGAGACTTCTGGTCTCTGAGATTAGATCTGATCTAGAGAACAGTCCGACAGTATCTGCCGCTCAGCTGGCATAGAACAAGTAACATAATAGCAAAGTAATGATTGTGTACCGCTTATCCCTGTCCATCAGCCACAACAAACCCACTTAGGACCTAATAAGCTCTCCGGGAGCCTTTCCAGATGTATCTATCCCTAATGCCCACGTTTGCTCGTGCTTTGCCCCTCATACTTTGCCTTCTCCAGAGAAGCTAATTTTCCAATTTCTATAGAATAGATGACTTGGACCTTACAATGGAAATTCAGTCCACAAACTAATTTAGCGTAATAAATAATCTTTCTTCCTCCGattaccacaagggggagctcccgcTGTACTTCAATACATAAATTCATATGGgaagagctccctctggtggtgatagCAGGAGGTGCAAAACTAGTCACCTACTCCGATCTCTATCCTGATCGATTGTCACAGTATCAGTGCAGGCTTGGCTAAAAGCAGTCACAACATTGTacaaaaactgttttgtaaggtgaaaGGAATGTTTCAACTGATCTGATCGGCTGGGATTGCATACTTTGCAAAGAAAAAAGTTTGAAGTCTCGGAGCTATGCATCTCCATCACCACATAAGAGCATGCAAACAGCTCTGCACAGGAGCTGTGTACACAGAACGGTACATGTCTCCTCACCACTATTTCCAGAGATGAGATGCTTATTTTTCTTTCATCTTTAGATGCATCATAGAAAATAACTGTTGCATAAGTATACACACCCTAACTTCTGAGGGTCAGAATCTGTTCCCGGCGTCGTCGTGTGTTTCTAGAACAGATCGTTTATTCGGCACTTAAGAAGATGGCGGCACGTGACCTGTGCGGAGCGGCGGCTACCGGCAGACACATATACATTGGCTTCTGCACACGTCATTGACACTACTACTCTCCCCATCATCCACACGGACAATGGAGGCTTTGGCTTCCACATCCTCCCGCACATCACAGTTCTGTCAGATCATCGTTGAAGTACAAGTGTAAGCTGGCAGTGAAGGCGTCACAGTCCATCCGCAGCTCCTCCATGTCCTTGTCCTCGTCCTGCACGCCGTTCTCCTCCAGCGTCAGATCCATATTCACAGGCGTCCCGCAGTGTTTCCAGGTGTAGCTGACTGCGTGAGCGTTGTATGGCAGGTAGCGGCCCAGGATCTCCCCGATCGTCTCCTCCGAGCACACCTGTAACACCAACGTCACGGTCATATCACCCCGCTGGGGGCGGAGACTGCACCTGTCTATCACCCTGCAGAGGGAGGAGACTGCGCCTATCCACATTAACCCGCAGAGAGACTGCGCCTATCTACATTAACCCGCAGGGGATGAAGACTCATTGCTCCTTCTATTAGCCAGCAGGGGAGGAAcctcatagctcctcctatctgtatcaccctgcaggagaggaacctcatagctcctcctatctgtatcaccctgcaggggaggaGCCTCGTAACtactatcaccctgcaggggaggagcctcacagctcctatctgtatcaccctgcaggggaggaGCCTCGTAACtactatcaccctgcaggggaggagcctcatagctcctcctatctgtagGGGGAGGAGCCTCgtagctcctcctatctgtatcaccctgcaggggaggaGCCTCGTAGCTCCTatttgtatcaccctgcaggggaggagcctcgtagctcctatctgtatcaccctgcaggggaggaGCCTCGTAACtactatcaccctgcaggggaggaGCCTCATAGCTCCTTCCTATCTGTAGGGGGAGGAGCCTCgtagctcctcctatctgtatcacactgcaggggaggagcctcgcagcttctatctgtatcaccctgcaggggaggaGCCTCGTAACtactatcaccctgcaggggaggagcctcatagctcctcctatctgtagGGGGAGGAGCCTCgtagctcctcctatctgtatcaccctgcaggagaGGAGCCTCGCagctcctatctgtatcaccctgcaggggaggagcctcgtagctcctatctgtatcaccctgcaggggaagagactcatagctcctcctatctgtatcacactgcaggggaggagcctcgcagctcctatctgtatcaccctgcaggggaggaGCCTCGTAACtactatcaccctgcaggggaggagcctcatagctcctcctatctgtagGGGGAGGAGCCTCGTAGCTCCTATCTGTATCACCTTGCAGGGGAGGAGCCTCACagctcctatctgtatcaccctgcaggggaggaGCCTCGTAACtactatcaccctgcaggggaggaGCCTTGTAGCTCCTGCTAACCAGCAGGGGAGGAACatcatagctcctcctatctgtagGGGGTGGAGCCTCgtagctcctcctatctgtatcaccctgcaggggaggaGCCTTGCAGCTCCTCCTGTCTATATCACCCTGCATGTGGAGGAGCCTCgtagctcctcctatctgtatcaccctgctgcAGGGGAGGAGCTTCGTAGCTCCTATCTGTATCACCTTGCAGGGGGAGGAGCCTCGTagctcctatctgtatcaccctgcaggggaggaGCCTTGCAGCTCCTCCTATCTATATCACCCTGCAGGAGGGGGAGCCTCGTAGCTCATCCTATCAGTGGGGGTCACTTACCTCCAGCGTTTGCTCTTGGGATGTTAACGTGTTGATGATTCGGATGAACCTGGTTTTGGATGACAAGATGCCGACCTCGTAGGTTGAATCTCTCCACCAGGGCCGTCCGAGGTCGGTGTCCCAGTCTGACGAGGGAAAGGAGGGCGGCACATGGAGGAAACGCCCCTGAGGTGTGTAGGGTGCCAGGCAGCCCGTGTGGGGGTCTATGTGGGTCTTGATCTGTGGAGATGAATGCAGGAAAGAAGACGACATGTCTAATGAGGAGTGTGAGCGTCTGGGACAGACTGGAGGAAATGTTCCTGGCTCAGAAGATCCTCCAAACTAAAAACGTGAATGTTTCtaatcactgacagcaagcagagatgtggAAAAGGCGAAACACATTATATGAGAAGGTCTCAGcgttgcattaaccccttagtgtcgGAGCCAAATTTGACCTTCCTGACCAGCGTCACTATTAGGAGGTAATAACTCCAGACCGTCGCtggatcccaccgattctgagacgGTTCTCTACGGACACATTGGATttacgtttatttatgaaaattgtCAAACTTTCAATTCttaagcccttaaatcagagcgatgtcacagaaaatagttaataaataacattttacacGTCTAAGTTATAagtgttataaaggttaaaatttgaccagcgatttctcattttttcaacaaaatttacaaaaccattagggtccacctcacatttgaagtgactttgaggggcctatgtgacagaaaatacccaaaagtgacaccattctaaaaactgcacccctcaaggtgctcaaaaccacattcaagaagtttaataacctttcaggtgctgcacaggaaataatgaaatgtggaaggaaaaacgtTAGTTAGACCTACAGGTGGTtgtgtttccaggaatccatcctgacagccccTATGTAGAATACCACAATATGGAGATCTAGGGTGGGACCACTGCGTGAAGAACTTTCTTACCGAAGGCCACTTGCCCTGAGACTACTTCTAGCTTGTAATGTATCTACAAGGTACTCGGACTGGACTATGTTGTGGCCCTATAGATCTGATCCACTGATGTCCCGCACTTTTCTGCCCATGAGGTGGCTTAGGCTCTAGCTGAATGGGCTCTtagtgtctcaggaggaggctttcCCTCAGCCTCGTAAGCCAGACCAATCATGGGTCTGATCCACCTTGCCATTGTGGATTTTGCCTCCTTTTTACCCCTATTTGAACCCCTATACTGCACAAATAAGTTTGTGTCCTGTCCTTAGCCCCTTGGTTGCTTCCAGGTAGTGGAGAACCATCTGCCTAAGGTCTAGAGAGTGAAAGGACTGTTCCTTGGGGTTTCTAGGGTGCTGGCAGAAGGAGGGTAGTACGACTTCCTGGTTAATATTTGGGGTTGACACCACTTTGGGGAGAAAAGCCGATTCAAGCCTTAAGACTGGTCGGTCCTCAAAAGGTCCTTTATAGACAGGGCCCGAAATTCTCCTACCCTCTTGGCTGATGTAATCGCTACTAGAAAAGCAATTTTAAATGAAAGTCTGCTAATGTCCACACTGCTAGCTGGTTCGTATGGATGCTTACAAAGTGCACTGAGCACCAGGTTCAGATCCCAAGGTGGGACAGATCTCCTCACCGAAGGTCTCAGCCTTGGCACGGCTCTGGAGAATCTAGCTAGTTCAGGAGTTCCAGGGCTGGGCTTTGTACTCTTCGGGTACTTGATCTAAGGCATTTGTTGAAGCCTGTCTGCAGGAAATCAGGGATCCTGGGAATGTCCGGGCGAGTTGCATCCACCGACGACTCCCCGCAGTCCATGCAGAAACGTTTCCAGATCTTGTTATATACAGCAGAGGCTACGGGTTTCCTGCTTGCTTGAAGGGTAGAGATCACTTAGTCGGACAATTCCCTTAATTTCAGGACCTGCCTCTCAGGAT contains:
- the CYB5D1 gene encoding cytochrome b5 domain-containing protein 1 produces the protein MSPVRAPYYTPREVSGHCSISDLWVSYLGRVYNLTPLAAEHRGDILLKPIIEAAGKDVSHWFNEKTGDIKTHIDPHTGCLAPYTPQGRFLHVPPSFPSSDWDTDLGRPWWRDSTYEVGILSSKTRFIRIINTLTSQEQTLEVCSEETIGEILGRYLPYNAHAVSYTWKHCGTPVNMDLTLEENGVQDEDKDMEELRMDCDAFTASLHLYFNDDLTEL